The proteins below come from a single Synechococcus sp. WH 8101 genomic window:
- a CDS encoding NAD(P)H-quinone oxidoreductase subunit N, which translates to MPLLLSGRGFRRELESEGCMAVHAPLEGGAETRLLRRLRAAGYRTLLTSARGLGDPEVYLFQKHGVRPPHLGHQSVGRGAAVGEVHDVMPWLGERLLGDQPVVLWLLEGQVLSRSELLSLCALTRREPRLKVVVEMGGARSLRWEPLATLLGA; encoded by the coding sequence ATGCCGCTGCTGCTCTCCGGTCGTGGCTTCCGGCGCGAGCTTGAGTCGGAAGGGTGCATGGCCGTGCATGCGCCGCTTGAGGGTGGGGCGGAAACCCGCTTGCTGCGCCGTCTTCGCGCTGCTGGATACCGCACACTTCTCACGTCGGCGCGGGGCCTCGGTGATCCTGAGGTCTATCTCTTTCAAAAGCATGGTGTGCGACCTCCCCACCTGGGCCATCAGAGCGTCGGCCGCGGTGCCGCGGTTGGTGAAGTGCACGATGTGATGCCCTGGCTCGGTGAGCGTCTGCTCGGAGATCAACCCGTTGTGCTCTGGCTTCTGGAGGGCCAGGTGCTGTCACGTTCGGAACTGTTGTCGCTGTGCGCTCTGACGCGACGGGAGCCCCGCCTCAAGGTGGTGGTGGAGATGGGCGGTGCCAGGAGCTTGCGTTGGGAGCCTCTGGCCACCCTGCTCGGAGCCTGA
- a CDS encoding LdpA C-terminal domain-containing domain, whose protein sequence is MTAPALSADSAERALTQGRWVKLICGASNQDLPAIADLCAVYAMAGVHCVDVAADPAVVHAAREGLAWAQERQAHRPWLMVSISDGQDPHFRKAFFVPERCPSDCSRPCERVCPAMAISPGAGVSPSLCYGCGRCLPACPLGLIETREHRIGRDGLTDLLRELRPDALEIHTAPGRAEAFDATLAAIGAATVPLRRLAVSCGLEGHHCTAADLSRELWSRHAALRARAQRPLWQLDGRPMRGDVGAGTARAAVRLWRQLRPLAPPGPLQLAGGTNAATIDLLPTSSDGGPAGVAFGGMARALLQPLLQEAERRGQRLRDWPEGWSIALQRAEALIRPWLQRPLGAKAC, encoded by the coding sequence GTGACCGCTCCGGCGTTGTCGGCGGATTCCGCCGAACGCGCTCTGACCCAGGGGCGTTGGGTCAAGTTGATCTGCGGGGCCAGCAATCAGGATCTGCCTGCGATCGCCGATCTTTGTGCTGTGTATGCCATGGCGGGGGTGCACTGTGTGGATGTGGCTGCTGATCCCGCCGTGGTCCATGCCGCCAGGGAAGGGTTGGCCTGGGCGCAAGAGCGCCAGGCCCATCGTCCCTGGTTGATGGTGAGCATCAGCGATGGTCAGGATCCCCACTTCCGCAAGGCGTTCTTTGTGCCGGAGCGCTGCCCGTCCGATTGCTCCAGGCCCTGCGAGCGGGTCTGCCCGGCGATGGCGATCAGTCCAGGTGCAGGGGTGTCACCCAGCCTCTGTTACGGCTGCGGTCGTTGTTTGCCCGCTTGTCCTCTGGGGCTGATCGAGACCCGGGAGCACCGAATCGGCAGGGATGGGTTGACCGACCTGCTGCGAGAGCTCAGGCCGGATGCTCTGGAGATTCACACCGCGCCCGGCCGGGCCGAGGCCTTCGACGCGACGCTCGCCGCCATCGGCGCTGCGACGGTTCCCCTCAGGCGTCTGGCGGTCAGCTGCGGTCTTGAGGGGCATCACTGCACGGCTGCCGACCTGTCGCGGGAGCTCTGGAGTCGTCATGCAGCCTTGCGGGCCAGGGCTCAGCGCCCTCTCTGGCAGCTCGACGGCCGCCCGATGCGTGGTGATGTTGGTGCGGGAACGGCCCGTGCCGCCGTGCGCCTGTGGCGTCAGTTGCGTCCCCTGGCGCCCCCCGGGCCGCTCCAGTTGGCCGGTGGCACGAACGCGGCCACGATCGATCTACTGCCCACCAGCTCCGATGGCGGGCCGGCAGGGGTGGCCTTCGGGGGCATGGCCCGTGCCCTGTTGCAACCGCTGCTGCAGGAGGCCGAACGGCGCGGTCAACGGCTGCGGGACTGGCCGGAGGGATGGTCCATCGCGCTGCAGCGGGCCGAGGCACTGATCCGCCCTTGGTTGCAGCGGCCTTTGGGCGCGAAAGCCTGCTAG